In a single window of the Chloroflexota bacterium genome:
- a CDS encoding undecaprenyl/decaprenyl-phosphate alpha-N-acetylglucosaminyl 1-phosphate transferase, whose amino-acid sequence MVTLWIVAVAALAVLTSYVVVGLAVRHAEKLGAIDVPRAGEVQVRAVPRSGGYGMLVAVWLAVGFAVFARPAEIQAAPGDDWKLLGVVLGSLLVIPLAMIDDAKRLGAAAQFGGQFAIAAIPVLFGLRIESIASPLGSAVELPAWLGILLTLLWIVGMINAINLIDVMDGLAGGIALMGAGVLFFRSLMFGQYTIAVLPLALAGATLGFLPHNFHPARIFMGTSGSVLLGYWLATMSVIGGAKVGTAFVVLGVPILNTAWVIGRRALAGRSPFKGGDSELLPQRLHALGLSQLQSVILLYAICGIFGLLSLTLHAPLEGPYLTPPMTKLWLSIGMVAVMGVVLATVTYLSVKQRQKTIHKL is encoded by the coding sequence ATGGTCACCCTCTGGATTGTCGCGGTTGCGGCGCTGGCTGTTCTGACGAGCTACGTGGTAGTCGGCCTCGCCGTTCGCCACGCTGAGAAGCTTGGCGCCATCGACGTTCCGCGCGCTGGCGAGGTGCAGGTCCGAGCGGTTCCGCGCAGCGGCGGCTACGGGATGCTGGTCGCCGTCTGGCTTGCCGTGGGGTTTGCCGTGTTCGCGCGCCCCGCTGAGATCCAGGCCGCGCCCGGCGACGACTGGAAACTGCTGGGCGTGGTGCTGGGCAGCCTGCTCGTCATCCCGCTGGCGATGATCGACGACGCCAAGCGGCTCGGAGCGGCGGCGCAGTTCGGCGGGCAGTTCGCCATCGCCGCGATACCGGTCCTGTTCGGACTTCGCATCGAGAGCATCGCCTCGCCGCTCGGCTCGGCCGTCGAGCTGCCGGCCTGGCTCGGCATCCTGCTGACCCTGCTCTGGATCGTCGGGATGATCAACGCCATCAACTTGATCGACGTAATGGACGGGCTGGCGGGTGGGATCGCGCTGATGGGCGCTGGCGTGCTCTTCTTCCGCAGCCTGATGTTCGGGCAGTACACCATCGCCGTGCTGCCGCTGGCGCTGGCCGGCGCGACTCTCGGCTTTCTGCCGCACAATTTCCACCCGGCCCGGATCTTCATGGGCACGTCCGGCTCGGTGTTGCTCGGCTACTGGCTGGCGACGATGAGCGTGATCGGCGGGGCGAAGGTCGGCACGGCGTTCGTGGTGTTGGGCGTGCCGATCCTCAACACGGCCTGGGTGATCGGGCGGCGGGCGCTGGCCGGACGGTCGCCGTTCAAGGGCGGCGACAGCGAGCTGCTTCCCCAACGACTGCACGCCCTCGGCCTGAGCCAGCTACAGAGCGTGATCCTGCTCTACGCCATCTGCGGCATCTTCGGATTGCTCAGCCTGACGTTGCACGCGCCGCTGGAAGGGCCGTACCTGACCCCCCCGATGACCAAGCTCTGGCTGAGCATCGGCATGGTGGCGGTGATGGGCGTGGTGCTAGCAACCGTCACGTACCTGAGCGTCAAGCAGCGGCAGAAGACGATCCACAAGCTGTAA
- a CDS encoding Rpn family recombination-promoting nuclease/putative transposase: MQERGGPRRFDVASRTLIDSDPAGWLTWVGLPVDGPVSTIESDVSTVLAVVDKVLRVDGPTPWLAHLEVQASRDRFLPVRLLQYHALLLHRHDVPVATTVVLLRPEANAPELTGTFEQRGPSGDPTILFRYGVVRLWERPVDELLAGSLNVAPLAPLAAFHPDRLADVLDRLDERFSRESPSPSLTDELWAATLLMMGVRYTEEQIRGLSERVQRMRESVTYQMIVNEGIERGIEQGIERGEVRGARRILLGLGTHKFGPPDPETSEALERIEDVAALEQLAEGVLDASSWPELLARSSQ; this comes from the coding sequence GTGCAGGAGCGAGGCGGCCCCCGGCGATTCGACGTTGCGTCACGGACGCTGATCGACAGCGATCCGGCCGGCTGGCTGACCTGGGTCGGGCTGCCGGTGGACGGCCCCGTCAGCACGATTGAGTCGGACGTCTCGACCGTCCTGGCCGTTGTGGACAAGGTGCTCCGCGTGGACGGGCCGACGCCCTGGCTGGCCCACCTGGAGGTGCAGGCCAGTCGCGACCGATTCCTGCCCGTCCGGCTGCTCCAGTACCACGCCCTCCTGCTGCACCGACACGACGTTCCAGTCGCGACGACGGTCGTGCTGCTACGGCCCGAAGCCAACGCTCCCGAGCTGACGGGCACGTTCGAGCAGCGCGGCCCCTCGGGCGATCCGACGATTCTGTTTCGGTACGGCGTCGTCAGGCTCTGGGAGCGTCCCGTTGACGAGTTGCTTGCCGGGAGCTTGAATGTCGCGCCGCTCGCGCCACTGGCGGCATTTCATCCCGACCGGCTCGCTGACGTGCTCGACCGCCTCGACGAGCGCTTCTCGAGAGAGTCGCCGTCACCGTCGCTGACGGACGAGCTCTGGGCCGCAACCCTGCTCATGATGGGTGTACGGTACACTGAAGAGCAGATACGCGGACTGAGCGAAAGGGTGCAGCGCATGCGGGAGTCCGTGACGTACCAGATGATCGTGAACGAGGGCATCGAGCGCGGGATCGAGCAGGGCATCGAGCGCGGTGAGGTGCGCGGGGCGCGGCGAATTCTGCTCGGCCTCGGCACCCACAAGTTCGGCCCGCCGGATCCGGAGACCAGCGAGGCTCTGGAACGGATTGAGGATGTCGCGGCCCTCGAACAGCTGGCAGAGGGTGTGCTCGACGCATCATCGTGGCCAGAGCTGCTGGCGAGATCGTCCCAGTAG
- a CDS encoding polysaccharide biosynthesis protein, with protein sequence MPLLDPTRLDPATLLGRDELPLDWSVAKRELAGARVLVTGAGGSVGARLAEMLLDLGPAHLTLLDHHDHALFALRRRLDDLTRDRTDAPTWSLALADIRDSARLTRVFDAARPDVIFHMAAYKHVPFGEEFPEETFGVNVLATDQILKLAVRRGVTRLVYPSSDKAVNPPSLYGATKRLSETLVGVAAATAGRQFVAIRYVNILGTHGSAIETFAAQVAEGQALTITDQAMTRYWISMPEAVWLVVQAAVLGKPGSVMMLDVPDEVPILDIARRVERLVAPDGEPLPIRVTGLRPGERLREELLSEHETFESGPCGGLLEVVNLRREENLASVTDHVERLRRLAEDGDGPRLKAAAMSAARELQ encoded by the coding sequence ATGCCGCTGCTCGATCCAACCCGACTAGACCCCGCTACCCTGCTCGGCCGCGACGAGCTGCCACTCGACTGGTCGGTGGCGAAGCGCGAGCTGGCCGGCGCACGCGTGCTGGTCACCGGCGCGGGCGGATCGGTCGGGGCGCGACTGGCCGAGATGCTGCTCGATCTGGGGCCGGCCCACCTGACGCTGCTCGATCACCACGACCATGCGCTCTTCGCGCTCCGCCGGCGGCTGGACGATCTCACCCGGGACCGAACTGATGCGCCGACCTGGAGCCTAGCGCTGGCCGACATCCGCGACAGCGCCCGCCTGACCCGCGTCTTCGACGCTGCCCGTCCCGACGTGATCTTCCACATGGCGGCCTACAAGCACGTGCCGTTCGGCGAAGAGTTCCCGGAAGAGACGTTCGGCGTCAACGTGCTGGCGACGGACCAGATCCTGAAGCTGGCGGTCCGGCGCGGCGTCACGCGGCTGGTCTATCCGTCGAGCGATAAGGCCGTGAACCCACCCAGCCTCTACGGCGCGACGAAGCGCCTGTCGGAGACGCTCGTCGGCGTGGCCGCCGCGACTGCTGGGCGGCAGTTCGTCGCGATCCGCTACGTCAACATCCTCGGGACGCACGGGTCGGCCATCGAGACGTTCGCGGCGCAGGTGGCCGAAGGGCAAGCGCTGACCATCACCGACCAAGCGATGACGCGCTACTGGATCAGTATGCCGGAAGCCGTCTGGCTGGTCGTGCAGGCAGCGGTGCTCGGCAAGCCCGGGTCGGTGATGATGCTCGACGTGCCGGACGAGGTGCCGATCCTCGACATCGCGCGCCGCGTCGAGCGACTGGTTGCGCCAGACGGTGAGCCGCTGCCGATCCGGGTCACGGGCCTGCGCCCGGGGGAGCGTCTCCGCGAAGAACTGCTGAGCGAGCACGAGACGTTCGAGTCTGGGCCATGCGGCGGCCTGCTGGAGGTCGTCAACCTGCGCCGCGAGGAGAACCTCGCCAGCGTGACCGACCATGTCGAGCGGCTCCGACGGCTGGCGGAGGACGGCGACGGCCCCCGCCTCAAAGCCGCCGCGATGAGCGCCGCCCGCGAACTCCAGTAG